The Rana temporaria chromosome 13, aRanTem1.1, whole genome shotgun sequence genome has a window encoding:
- the MRPL9 gene encoding 39S ribosomal protein L9, mitochondrial, translating into MLKVTSRLLSLAAPICVTPSRGTVIVERWYNVPLAKEGEEPYLHPRRHRIYRMVEDTKHQKKEMMELILTQSVQQLGSRGDTVLVKKAMGRNKLLPQGLAVYPSPENKQMFEEEKLKQALVAPSERQQSWTGERTVNFLKNTRLEVRMRQESGWTLSREIVARHFYRSLDVVVPIEALKIPEEPITTLGESWCEVTVNGIDTVRVPMDVVMFDRPRSRRYRSFLARQAAKERSAAEPPPEGSDTPESAAS; encoded by the exons ATGCTGAAAGTGACAAGCCGCCTGCTGAGCCTTGCAGCCCCGATATGTGTCACCCCGAGCCGG GGTACGGTGATTGTAGAACGTTGGTACAATGTCCCCCTGgctaaggagggggaggagccctACCTGCACCCGCGACGTCACCGGATCTACCGCATGGTGGAGGACACAAAGCACCAGAAGAAGGAGATGATGGAGCTGATCCTGACTCAGTCTGTACAAC AGCTCGGCAGTCGGGGTGACACGGTGCTGGTGAAGAAAGCGATGGGCCGCAATAAACTTCTGCCGCAGGGGCTCGCGGTTTACCCGTCACCGGAGAACAAGCAGATGTTTGAAGAGGAGAAGCTG AAACAAGCGTTGGTGGCACCCAGCGAGCGCCAGCAGTCCTGGACCGGGGAGAGG actgTAAACTTCCTGAAAAATACCCGTCTGGAGGTCAGAATGAGACAAGAGTCGGGATGGACGCTGAGCAGAGAGATCGTAGCTCGCCACTTCTACAGAAGC CTGGATGTGGTGGTCCCCATAGAGGCTCTTAAGATCCCAGAGGAACCAATCACCACCCTTGGAGAGTCTTGGTGTGAAGTCACG GTGAACGGGATAGACACGGTCAGGGTGCCGATGGACGTGGTGATGTTCGATAGACCTCGCAGCAGACGCTACCGAAGCTTTTTGGCCAGACAAGCAGCGAAGGAACGTTCTGCCGCAGAGCCGCCACCAGAGGGCAGCGACACGCCAGAATCCGCAGCCAGCTGA